The following coding sequences lie in one Cyanobacterium sp. Dongsha4 genomic window:
- the opcA gene encoding glucose-6-phosphate dehydrogenase assembly protein OpcA: MTTPLVSLQAPKDVSLDYIDNELRQIWQMYSGSGDGLAATRASTFSILVYEPDAIQPLLSALGFYTGPIDGIAGPRTTSAIKASQKAYNFEVTGISSSDLMNRLQEEFKAKSAEGKVNITEATAVKQYSPDMEGAGIADAIASTNPCRIITLIPTTGEDKGVKAQVSAYCPVNKRSENSLICCEYITITGVSSAFERIGGMISELMIPDLPKFIWWKAGIDEEYSLFQRLTKECDRIIVDSSIFAQPEIELLKIGQLLERDIPLSDINWARLASWQELTAEAFDPPERRSSIWEVDQVTIDYEKGNPNQALMFLGWLASRLNWQPKSCEREKGDYDIHKVTLTNPEGKIIKAELAGIPVGDWGEILGDLISLKLTSTNLNADCCTVLCSETTGCMRMEAGGGAQSCRVQQVTSLADQETENLLSKELQRWGKDALYRESMTFTKQILEL; encoded by the coding sequence ATGACTACTCCTTTAGTTTCTTTACAAGCACCGAAAGATGTTAGCTTAGACTACATCGATAATGAATTAAGACAAATTTGGCAAATGTATAGTGGTAGCGGTGATGGTTTAGCGGCTACTAGGGCTTCTACTTTTAGTATTTTGGTTTATGAACCTGATGCTATTCAACCATTACTTTCTGCTTTGGGATTTTATACCGGTCCTATTGATGGTATTGCAGGACCTCGCACTACTTCGGCAATTAAAGCGTCTCAAAAAGCCTATAATTTTGAGGTTACGGGGATTTCTTCTTCTGATCTCATGAATAGATTACAAGAGGAATTTAAGGCAAAGTCTGCGGAGGGAAAAGTTAATATCACTGAAGCTACTGCTGTTAAACAATATTCTCCTGATATGGAGGGGGCTGGTATTGCAGATGCGATCGCATCTACTAATCCTTGTCGTATCATTACTCTTATTCCCACAACGGGTGAAGATAAAGGAGTTAAAGCCCAAGTTTCCGCTTATTGCCCTGTAAACAAAAGATCAGAAAATAGTTTAATTTGTTGTGAATATATTACTATTACGGGGGTGTCTTCTGCCTTTGAACGTATTGGCGGTATGATTTCTGAATTAATGATTCCTGATTTACCAAAGTTTATCTGGTGGAAGGCTGGTATTGACGAAGAATACTCCCTATTTCAAAGATTAACTAAAGAGTGCGATCGCATCATAGTTGACTCCAGTATATTTGCTCAACCAGAAATTGAATTACTCAAAATAGGACAATTATTAGAAAGAGATATTCCTTTAAGTGATATTAATTGGGCAAGACTGGCATCATGGCAAGAGTTAACCGCAGAAGCATTTGATCCTCCTGAAAGACGTAGCTCTATATGGGAAGTAGATCAAGTTACGATTGATTATGAAAAAGGCAATCCCAATCAAGCCCTAATGTTTTTAGGTTGGTTAGCCAGTCGTTTAAATTGGCAACCAAAAAGTTGTGAAAGGGAAAAAGGAGATTATGACATTCATAAAGTTACTTTAACTAATCCTGAAGGAAAAATTATCAAAGCTGAATTGGCTGGTATTCCTGTCGGGGATTGGGGGGAAATTTTAGGGGATTTAATCAGTCTCAAATTGACTTCTACTAATCTTAATGCGGATTGTTGTACTGTTTTATGTTCTGAAACTACTGGATGTATGCGCATGGAGGCAGGAGGAGGGGCTCAATCTTGTCGTGTACAACAGGTAACATCTCTAGCAGATCAAGAAACAGAAAACCTTTTAAGTAAAGAATTACAACGTTGGGGAAAAGATGCTCTTTATAGAGAAAGTATGACTTTCACCAAGCAGATTTTGGAATTATAG
- the zwf gene encoding glucose-6-phosphate dehydrogenase — MLTLQENPLRVGLKQAKTPEPLILVIFGASGDLTQRKLVPALYQLKKEGRLPAEMTIVGVARREWSHDYFRQQMRQGIEEFSDGIGKEELWEDFAQGLYYCAGNMDEGESYQKLKTFLGELDGKRGTRGNRVFYLAVSPKFFPAAIKQLGAAKMLSEPLKHRLVIEKPFGKDLSSAQVLNRIVQNVCKEEQVYRIDHYLGKETVQNLLVFRFANAIFEPLWNRNYIDNIQITVAETVGVEERAGYYETAGALRDMVQNHLLQLFCLTAMEAPSGISADSIRGEKVKVLQGTHLADIKNLEKSAIRGQYTAGWMKGKPVPGYREEKDVNPLSTTPTFVALKLMVDNWRWQGVPFYLRTGKRLPKKVSEIAIQFKNVPLTIFQSAAQQTNPNILALRIQPNEGISLRFEAKMLGAELRTRTVDMDFSYGSSFGMATADAYHRLLLDCMLGDQTLFTRADEVEEAWRVVTPALTAWDAPADPNSIPFYEAGTWQPAEAEFLLNRDGRRWRRL, encoded by the coding sequence ATGCTGACATTACAAGAAAATCCTTTAAGGGTGGGGTTAAAACAGGCAAAAACCCCAGAACCTTTAATATTAGTCATATTTGGAGCATCTGGGGATCTCACCCAACGGAAACTTGTTCCAGCCTTATATCAACTGAAAAAAGAGGGCAGACTACCAGCCGAAATGACCATAGTAGGGGTAGCAAGAAGGGAATGGAGTCACGACTATTTCCGTCAACAAATGCGCCAAGGTATAGAAGAATTTTCCGATGGCATAGGTAAAGAAGAATTATGGGAAGATTTTGCCCAAGGGCTTTACTACTGTGCGGGGAATATGGATGAGGGAGAAAGTTACCAAAAATTAAAAACTTTTCTTGGAGAATTAGACGGCAAAAGAGGTACAAGAGGAAACCGTGTTTTTTATTTAGCAGTGTCTCCCAAGTTTTTTCCTGCCGCTATCAAGCAATTAGGTGCGGCTAAAATGTTAAGTGAGCCTTTAAAGCATCGTTTAGTCATAGAAAAACCCTTTGGAAAAGATTTAAGCAGTGCTCAGGTACTTAATCGCATTGTCCAAAATGTTTGCAAGGAAGAGCAAGTATATCGTATTGACCATTATTTAGGAAAGGAAACGGTACAGAATTTATTAGTTTTCCGCTTTGCTAATGCTATTTTTGAACCTTTATGGAATCGTAACTATATTGACAATATTCAAATTACCGTAGCTGAAACAGTGGGGGTGGAAGAAAGGGCAGGATACTATGAAACTGCTGGGGCATTAAGAGATATGGTGCAAAATCATCTGTTACAGCTATTTTGTTTAACAGCAATGGAAGCACCTAGTGGCATTAGTGCTGATAGTATTAGGGGCGAAAAAGTAAAAGTATTACAAGGTACTCACTTAGCTGATATTAAAAACCTAGAAAAAAGTGCTATTAGGGGACAATATACAGCAGGATGGATGAAGGGAAAACCAGTACCGGGTTATAGGGAAGAAAAAGACGTTAATCCCTTATCAACAACCCCTACTTTTGTTGCTTTAAAATTAATGGTGGATAATTGGCGTTGGCAGGGTGTGCCATTTTATTTACGCACTGGTAAGAGATTACCGAAAAAGGTTTCTGAAATTGCGATTCAATTTAAAAATGTCCCTTTAACTATTTTCCAATCGGCCGCACAGCAAACAAACCCGAATATATTAGCTTTGAGAATTCAACCCAATGAGGGTATTTCTTTAAGGTTTGAGGCAAAAATGTTAGGGGCAGAGTTACGCACCCGCACGGTGGATATGGATTTTAGTTATGGTTCTTCTTTTGGTATGGCAACTGCTGATGCTTATCATCGTTTACTGCTTGATTGTATGTTGGGAGACCAAACTTTATTCACCCGTGCCGATGAAGTGGAGGAGGCATGGCGAGTGGTTACACCTGCTTTAACTGCTTGGGATGCTCCTGCTGATCCTAATTCTATACCTTTTTATGAGGCAGGTACATGGCAACCAGCAGAGGCAGAATTTTTACTAAACCGTGATGGTAGAAGGTGGCGAAGACTTTAA
- a CDS encoding NAD-dependent malic enzyme: MTNLTPSSSFSLAVHLELLNRAGALARVTEAIASVGGSLGNITLIERNLQTVKRELQIDASSNDHAEKILNAIKSLEEVTILSVCDRTFELHKGGKIRIENRIEIKNSSDLAMAYTPGVGRICKAIAEKPEEVFSLTIKSNSIAIVTDGSAVLGLGNLGAEAALPVMEGKAMLFKGFADIDAFPICLATQDVEEIISIVKNIIPVFGGVNLEDIAAPRCFEIEKRLQEELDVPIFHDDQHGTAIVTMAALINALKLVGKEIDKIRVVINGAGAAGVAIARLLNQAHCYNITLCDSKGIISKDRENLNAEKQLLAVEKGGTLGDALVDADVFIGVSAPNILTPDMVKTMAKDPIVFAMANPIPEIQPELIKDIAAVVATGRSDYPNQINNVLAFPGIFRGALDCRATSLTTEMYLQAAGAIASLVSTDELNKEHIVPSVFDPRVATVVAEAVKKAAREAGVARI, encoded by the coding sequence ATGACAAATTTAACTCCTAGTTCTAGTTTTAGTTTGGCGGTACATTTAGAATTATTAAACCGTGCTGGTGCATTGGCAAGAGTGACAGAGGCGATCGCATCTGTGGGGGGAAGTTTAGGCAATATCACCCTGATAGAGAGAAATTTACAAACGGTAAAAAGAGAGTTGCAGATTGACGCTTCTAGTAATGACCACGCTGAAAAAATCCTTAATGCGATTAAATCCTTAGAGGAAGTGACAATATTATCGGTGTGCGATCGCACCTTTGAACTGCATAAGGGGGGTAAAATCCGTATTGAAAACCGTATTGAGATTAAAAACTCCTCTGATTTAGCGATGGCTTATACTCCGGGGGTTGGTAGAATTTGTAAGGCGATTGCGGAAAAACCCGAAGAAGTCTTTTCTTTGACGATTAAAAGTAACAGCATCGCTATCGTTACCGATGGTAGTGCGGTTTTAGGTTTAGGTAATTTAGGGGCGGAGGCGGCTTTACCCGTCATGGAAGGTAAGGCGATGTTATTTAAAGGTTTTGCGGATATTGACGCATTTCCCATCTGTTTAGCTACTCAGGATGTGGAAGAAATTATCTCCATTGTCAAAAATATTATTCCCGTATTCGGGGGGGTGAATTTAGAGGATATAGCTGCGCCTCGTTGTTTTGAAATCGAAAAAAGATTGCAGGAAGAATTAGACGTTCCTATTTTTCACGATGACCAACATGGTACGGCTATAGTAACTATGGCGGCGTTAATTAATGCCCTCAAATTAGTCGGGAAAGAAATTGATAAAATTCGAGTTGTCATCAACGGTGCAGGGGCGGCAGGAGTTGCGATCGCCCGTTTGTTAAATCAAGCCCATTGTTATAATATTACACTTTGTGACTCGAAGGGTATTATCAGTAAAGATCGGGAAAATCTCAATGCAGAAAAGCAATTGTTAGCGGTGGAAAAGGGAGGCACTTTAGGGGATGCGTTAGTTGATGCGGATGTGTTTATCGGAGTTAGCGCCCCCAATATTTTAACCCCTGATATGGTGAAAACTATGGCAAAAGATCCCATTGTCTTTGCGATGGCGAATCCCATTCCCGAAATTCAACCCGAATTAATCAAAGATATAGCCGCCGTTGTTGCTACTGGTAGAAGCGATTACCCCAATCAAATCAATAATGTTTTAGCTTTCCCCGGTATCTTCCGAGGTGCATTGGATTGTCGTGCTACTAGCCTCACCACCGAAATGTATCTTCAAGCCGCAGGTGCGATCGCATCTTTGGTATCTACGGATGAATTAAACAAAGAACACATAGTACCTTCTGTATTTGATCCCAGAGTTGCCACAGTGGTTGCGGAGGCAGTGAAGAAAGCCGCAAGGGAAGCAGGAGTAGCAAGAATTTAG